In Oscillatoria acuminata PCC 6304, a single window of DNA contains:
- a CDS encoding DUF389 domain-containing protein produces MRQLQISVPQGCGKQVVKIAQGYDASNLIQFQAKDPEGPVDVVFLHVSNREVEGLLDELESIENLAVTLIPRGMMPLHPPTSEAPDQVTEVQERSPIEIFLGGLQSVGSWRGFLGYAALAGVVVWIGLFTNSSFLLIAAMLIAPLAGPAMNVAIATSRGDKTLLKRSLLRYFSALSVLIAVAAFLSLIMQQDIATPFMVDNSQISSVAVLLPLAAGTAGALNLVQSERSSLVAGASVGMLVAASLSPPAGIIGMSIPLGRWDMIINGLFLLLLQLCGINLSAAIIFRIFGLKPRGARYDRGTRKLFPISMGLTTAGLVALLIWQFSDAPNFQRPSRAQRINAEIKQVVESSELAELVEGNVRFTRPNIPGQNTLLAVVYVQRQEGVNVSTEEIRSRLTQEIQTHILQQDFNVTPLVSVTVLETP; encoded by the coding sequence ATGCGTCAATTACAAATCAGCGTCCCGCAGGGTTGCGGAAAACAGGTGGTGAAGATTGCCCAGGGTTATGATGCCTCTAATCTGATCCAGTTCCAGGCAAAGGACCCAGAAGGTCCCGTGGATGTGGTATTTCTGCACGTTTCCAACCGAGAAGTGGAAGGGTTGCTGGATGAGTTGGAATCTATTGAAAATCTGGCAGTAACGTTAATTCCTCGGGGAATGATGCCCCTGCATCCGCCCACCTCGGAGGCCCCGGATCAGGTGACCGAGGTCCAGGAACGTAGTCCGATCGAGATTTTTCTCGGGGGATTGCAGAGTGTGGGGTCTTGGCGGGGATTTTTGGGATATGCGGCCCTGGCAGGGGTGGTGGTGTGGATTGGGTTATTTACCAACAGCAGCTTTTTACTGATTGCCGCCATGCTGATTGCACCGTTAGCGGGTCCGGCGATGAATGTGGCGATCGCCACTTCCCGGGGAGACAAAACCCTACTCAAACGCAGTCTGTTGCGTTATTTTAGCGCCTTGTCCGTATTAATTGCTGTGGCAGCGTTTCTGAGTTTAATCATGCAGCAAGACATCGCCACCCCCTTCATGGTGGACAACTCTCAAATTTCTTCGGTGGCGGTTTTGCTGCCGTTAGCTGCCGGGACTGCTGGGGCTTTAAATCTCGTGCAATCGGAACGCAGCAGTTTGGTGGCAGGGGCATCAGTCGGAATGTTAGTCGCTGCCTCCCTGTCTCCCCCTGCTGGAATTATCGGGATGTCGATTCCTCTGGGACGCTGGGATATGATTATCAATGGCTTATTTTTGCTGTTGCTGCAATTATGCGGGATTAATTTATCCGCAGCCATTATTTTTCGGATTTTTGGATTAAAGCCCCGGGGTGCAAGGTACGATCGCGGGACCCGCAAGTTATTTCCGATTTCGATGGGGTTGACAACCGCTGGACTGGTGGCGTTGCTGATTTGGCAGTTTTCTGATGCCCCAAATTTTCAGCGCCCAAGTCGTGCACAGCGGATTAATGCAGAAATCAAGCAAGTGGTGGAAAGCAGCGAGTTAGCCGAACTGGTGGAAGGGAATGTGCGGTTTACTCGTCCCAATATTCCGGGCCAGAATACCCTCCTGGCGGTGGTTTATGTGCAGCGTCAAGAAGGAGTGAATGTGTCTACAGAAGAGATTCGCAGTCGGCTAACGCAGGAGATTCAAACTCACATTTTGCAGCAAGATTTTAATGTCACTCCCCTGGTTTCGGTGACGGTGTTGGAAACGCCCTGA
- a CDS encoding general stress protein — protein MAITYQKRAVGTFPTRTQAERALRELKDSGFPMDRVSVIAKDENRPVSDDLHGEDRGNKADEGAAVGAATGGAIGTITGLLVGLGALAIPGIGPIMLAGATATALATTAGGAAIGAAAGGLIGALVGLGIPEERAKVYKERVARGDYLVIVDGTEADIARADTILNRGGIEEWGVYDARHSQDVHHQTDVVRRQETVVENRTPVVEHERDVVRTDGDVVYEDNVVKVVDHNTKERDIRR, from the coding sequence ATGGCTATAACATACCAAAAACGAGCCGTTGGTACATTCCCCACTCGGACGCAAGCTGAACGGGCATTGCGGGAGCTCAAAGATAGTGGCTTTCCAATGGACCGCGTGTCTGTGATTGCCAAGGATGAAAATCGTCCGGTTTCGGATGACCTACATGGTGAGGACCGAGGCAATAAAGCCGATGAAGGTGCAGCCGTGGGTGCAGCAACCGGGGGGGCGATCGGAACCATTACGGGTTTACTCGTCGGTTTGGGTGCACTTGCCATTCCCGGGATTGGTCCTATCATGTTAGCCGGTGCAACCGCAACCGCCTTGGCAACCACCGCAGGGGGTGCAGCGATCGGTGCAGCAGCCGGTGGCCTAATCGGTGCTTTAGTTGGCCTGGGTATTCCTGAAGAACGCGCTAAAGTGTATAAAGAGCGCGTCGCCCGTGGTGATTACTTAGTGATTGTAGACGGGACCGAAGCGGATATCGCTCGTGCCGATACGATTTTAAACCGGGGTGGCATCGAAGAATGGGGCGTGTATGACGCTCGCCATAGCCAAGATGTGCATCATCAAACCGATGTCGTTCGTCGTCAAGAAACCGTCGTAGAAAATCGCACCCCCGTGGTTGAACACGAACGGGATGTGGTTCGTACCGATGGCGATGTCGTCTATGAGGATAATGTTGTTAAGGTCGTTGACCATAATACCAAGGAACGGGATATCCGCCGGTAA
- a CDS encoding BON domain-containing protein, translated as MKKITPFLLGLAVLFGAGACQDLERTSADAPVSPDGTVDEPAQVEETYDDARDETRRAQLDSDIRAREERTDAFGDPTDRSDSDLASEVRSKLEANIPRGQLAVLSEDGVVTVTGTVPNQQEYDSITTLAQEIRGVQDVRVDVQVVEPVENPDPAAQ; from the coding sequence ATGAAAAAGATTACTCCTTTCTTACTCGGACTTGCAGTTCTATTTGGTGCCGGTGCTTGTCAAGACTTAGAACGTACCAGCGCTGATGCTCCTGTGAGCCCCGACGGAACCGTAGATGAACCAGCGCAAGTAGAAGAAACCTACGACGATGCCCGGGATGAGACTCGCCGCGCTCAACTCGATAGCGATATTCGGGCGCGGGAAGAACGAACAGATGCGTTTGGAGACCCCACAGACCGCTCGGATAGCGACCTCGCTAGTGAAGTTCGCAGCAAACTAGAAGCGAATATCCCCCGGGGTCAATTGGCCGTATTGTCTGAAGATGGGGTGGTTACCGTAACCGGAACGGTTCCTAACCAACAAGAATATGATTCGATCACGACTTTAGCCCAGGAAATTCGCGGCGTTCAAGATGTGAGGGTAGACGTACAAGTCGTTGAACCTGTTGAAAACCCCGATCCTGCGGCTCAATAG
- a CDS encoding SLC13 family permease — protein MGLKQYFGFISERFSALLQRSQLFQHRWIGYLIALAIYVTLLLIPLPGFEPSAQRAFAVFGLAAFSWGTTLLPLPVTAIVILFLLPFSGAISAQETYAYFGNRAVFFILGAFILASPIMRSGLSTRIALAVVTRCGNSQRQILGAILGLSALMSCFISAHAVAAMLFPIVLEVVRASGAKPGKGFGVAAFLSLAWGVVIGSNTTLLGGRGDL, from the coding sequence ATGGGCCTAAAACAGTATTTTGGGTTTATCTCCGAGCGCTTCAGCGCCTTATTGCAACGATCGCAACTCTTTCAACATCGTTGGATCGGCTACTTAATCGCCCTGGCGATTTATGTCACCCTCTTACTCATCCCGCTTCCGGGATTTGAACCCAGTGCACAACGCGCCTTTGCCGTCTTTGGTTTAGCCGCCTTTTCCTGGGGAACCACCCTGCTGCCTCTGCCGGTGACGGCGATCGTTATCCTGTTTTTGTTGCCCTTTAGTGGGGCAATTTCCGCCCAGGAAACCTACGCCTATTTTGGCAACCGGGCGGTGTTTTTCATTCTCGGGGCCTTCATTCTCGCTAGTCCAATTATGCGATCGGGACTGAGTACCCGGATTGCCTTAGCGGTGGTTACCCGATGTGGCAACAGCCAGCGCCAGATTCTCGGGGCCATTCTAGGACTCTCCGCCCTAATGTCCTGTTTTATCAGTGCTCATGCCGTGGCAGCCATGTTATTTCCCATCGTCCTAGAGGTAGTGCGGGCCTCTGGAGCCAAACCGGGCAAAGGCTTTGGGGTCGCCGCCTTTTTATCCCTCGCCTGGGGAGTGGTGATTGGCTCAAATACCACCCTCCTGGGGGGGCGAGGGGACCTCTAG
- a CDS encoding anion permease, with amino-acid sequence MGILQNTTGQTISFAQWTLFVAPVLLVLLPLAFFVLQGVGQTEQVSLATARRFLEKRNQQLGQISRREIITAAIIVDAIATKAQCSCVL; translated from the coding sequence TTGGGGATTCTCCAAAATACCACAGGTCAAACCATTTCCTTTGCCCAATGGACCCTATTTGTGGCCCCCGTGCTCCTAGTGCTCTTACCCCTGGCCTTTTTCGTCCTCCAGGGAGTGGGACAAACGGAACAAGTCTCCCTCGCCACAGCGCGACGCTTCCTAGAAAAGCGCAATCAGCAACTCGGTCAGATTTCTCGCCGGGAAATCATCACTGCCGCAATCATTGTTGATGCGATCGCAACCAAAGCCCAATGTTCTTGTGTGCTATAA
- a CDS encoding Panacea domain-containing protein, translating to MARAVDVAKYILTKTGEMTAMKLQKLVYYSQAWSLVWDEDPLFEEDIQAWANGPVVQVLYSYHRGQFKVNEDTFAADGNVDALTPNQKDSIDKVLEALQDKSGQWLSELTHRESPWKDARGDLKPTERGDNVITLAAMHEYYSSL from the coding sequence ATGGCACGCGCTGTAGATGTGGCGAAATATATCCTAACCAAAACAGGAGAGATGACTGCGATGAAGCTTCAAAAGCTTGTTTATTACAGTCAGGCTTGGTCTCTTGTGTGGGATGAAGACCCCTTATTTGAGGAAGATATTCAGGCTTGGGCTAATGGACCTGTGGTGCAAGTTCTGTATTCTTATCATCGAGGTCAATTTAAGGTTAATGAGGATACCTTTGCTGCTGATGGAAATGTTGACGCTTTAACTCCTAATCAGAAAGACTCTATTGACAAAGTGCTAGAGGCACTTCAAGACAAGAGTGGGCAGTGGTTAAGCGAGTTAACTCACAGGGAGTCTCCTTGGAAAGACGCTAGAGGCGATCTGAAACCTACAGAAAGGGGTGATAACGTTATCACCTTAGCTGCAATGCATGAATATTATTCCAGCCTATGA
- a CDS encoding DUF2254 domain-containing protein, translating to MKYAKLAKLWDSLHSSFWFVPTLMVLLAIALSFITIGIDYSQEVNIVERIDWAYSLGPNGSRAILSAIAGSMVTVATTAFSITIVALQLASSQFGPRLLRNFMQDTGNQIVLGTFISTFVYSLMVLRTINGVEKDEFVPHLAVTIGLGLAIASVGVLIYFIHHSASSIQVDQIIKQVGYDLDVAIDRLFPERIGRNTSKHLEEESLAAIPADFDRVACPIKTIASGYIQTINDKQLMQIATENNLLLRIQQRPGRFVVKGSEIVRVFPEEKVNKKLAVQINEAFILGSQRTEQQDVEFPIDQLVEIAVRALSPGINDPFTAIRCIDQLSAALCHLAQREIPSPYRYDDHNQLRIIAEPISFADATDTAFNQIRQYGKSSVAVTMRLLEAIAAIAPFTHRIPDRTTLQRHADMIERGSQEGIAEELDYKNVKERYLAAVKAIGQV from the coding sequence ATGAAATACGCTAAGTTAGCTAAACTGTGGGACTCATTACATTCCAGTTTCTGGTTTGTGCCAACCCTGATGGTGTTGCTGGCGATCGCCCTTTCCTTTATTACCATCGGGATTGACTACAGCCAAGAAGTCAATATTGTCGAAAGAATAGACTGGGCTTATTCTCTAGGGCCTAATGGTTCACGCGCCATTCTTTCTGCGATCGCGGGTTCAATGGTGACTGTTGCTACCACTGCCTTTTCTATTACAATCGTGGCACTTCAGCTTGCCTCTTCCCAGTTTGGGCCGCGCTTGCTGCGGAACTTTATGCAAGACACGGGCAACCAAATTGTACTGGGAACTTTCATTTCCACGTTTGTGTATAGCTTGATGGTGCTGCGAACGATCAATGGGGTGGAAAAAGATGAATTTGTCCCTCACCTGGCAGTGACCATCGGCCTTGGCTTGGCGATCGCCAGTGTTGGCGTATTGATTTACTTTATTCATCATTCAGCCTCATCAATTCAGGTCGATCAGATCATAAAACAAGTGGGGTATGATCTTGATGTTGCGATCGATCGGCTCTTTCCTGAAAGAATTGGACGGAATACATCAAAGCATCTAGAGGAGGAGAGCCTAGCCGCTATTCCTGCCGACTTCGATCGAGTTGCCTGTCCCATTAAGACTATCGCCAGTGGCTACATTCAAACGATTAATGACAAGCAACTGATGCAGATTGCGACAGAGAATAATCTGTTATTGCGGATTCAGCAGCGCCCTGGTCGCTTTGTGGTAAAAGGAAGTGAAATTGTACGGGTCTTTCCTGAAGAAAAGGTAAACAAAAAGCTTGCAGTCCAGATCAACGAGGCTTTTATTCTCGGTTCACAGCGCACAGAGCAGCAAGATGTGGAGTTTCCCATCGACCAACTGGTTGAGATTGCAGTACGCGCCCTTTCTCCAGGAATTAACGATCCGTTTACTGCCATCCGTTGCATCGATCAACTGAGCGCGGCTCTTTGTCATTTAGCCCAAAGAGAAATTCCTTCTCCCTATCGCTACGATGACCACAACCAGCTTCGGATCATCGCTGAACCGATTTCCTTTGCGGATGCGACGGATACGGCTTTCAACCAGATTCGGCAGTATGGAAAGTCGAGTGTCGCGGTGACGATGCGGTTGTTAGAGGCGATCGCGGCGATCGCGCCTTTTACTCACCGAATACCAGACCGAACCACACTACAGCGTCATGCCGATATGATTGAACGCGGTAGCCAGGAAGGAATTGCGGAGGAGTTAGACTACAAAAATGTGAAGGAGCGGTATCTGGCTGCGGTGAAAGCGATCGGTCAAGTTTAA
- a CDS encoding SLC13 family permease gives MGLKQYFGFISERFSALLQRSQLFQHRWIGYIIAVAIYLTLFLIPLPGFEPSAQRAFAVFGLAAFSWGTTLLPLPVTAIIILFLLPFSGAISAQETYAYFGNRAVFFILGAFILASPIMRSGLSTRIALAVVTRFGNSQRQILGSILGLSALMSCFISAHAVAAMLFPIVLEVVRAAGAKPGKGFGVAAFLSLAWGVVIGSNTTLLGGARGPLALGILQNTTGQTISFAQWTLFVAPVVLVLLPVAFFVLQGVGQTEEVSLSTARRFLEKRNQQLGEISRREIVTAGILLLTILLWMTLGDRWGLDVIALLGVILTFILGVANWGEVEEDVNWGIFIMYGSAIALSAALNDTGAASALTQLLLGFGIESPLLIFAAVTIIALAMTEFMSNSAAVAVILPVALALAEKYGIEPRAMTLGVVIPAGLGFMLPVSTPALAIAVSSGYVRPLAVLRWGVWLDIISIVVFLGLSQFYWPLVGLRG, from the coding sequence ATGGGCCTAAAACAGTATTTTGGGTTTATCTCCGAGCGCTTCAGCGCCTTATTGCAACGATCGCAACTCTTTCAACATCGCTGGATCGGCTACATCATTGCCGTGGCGATTTATCTCACCCTCTTCCTCATCCCGCTTCCGGGATTTGAACCCAGTGCCCAACGCGCCTTTGCCGTCTTTGGGTTAGCCGCCTTTTCCTGGGGAACAACCCTGCTGCCTCTGCCCGTAACAGCAATTATCATCCTGTTCTTACTGCCCTTTAGTGGAGCAATTTCTGCCCAGGAAACCTACGCCTATTTTGGTAACCGGGCGGTGTTTTTCATTCTCGGGGCCTTCATTCTCGCCAGTCCCATCATGCGATCGGGACTCAGTACCCGGATTGCCTTAGCCGTTGTGACGCGCTTTGGAAACAGCCAGCGCCAGATTCTGGGGTCAATTTTAGGACTCTCTGCCCTCATGTCCTGTTTTATTAGCGCTCATGCCGTGGCAGCCATGTTATTTCCTATTGTCCTGGAAGTAGTGCGGGCCGCTGGAGCCAAACCGGGCAAAGGCTTTGGGGTCGCAGCCTTTTTATCCCTCGCCTGGGGGGTGGTGATTGGCTCAAATACCACCCTGCTCGGAGGGGCGAGGGGACCTCTAGCCTTGGGGATTCTCCAAAATACCACAGGGCAAACCATTTCCTTTGCCCAATGGACCCTGTTTGTCGCCCCAGTGGTGCTGGTGCTGTTGCCAGTCGCCTTTTTCGTCCTCCAGGGAGTGGGACAAACCGAAGAAGTCTCCCTCTCAACAGCGCGCCGGTTCCTAGAAAAGCGCAATCAGCAACTCGGTGAGATTTCTCGCCGGGAAATTGTGACGGCAGGAATCTTGCTCTTGACGATCCTGTTGTGGATGACCCTGGGCGATCGCTGGGGTTTAGATGTGATCGCCTTGTTGGGAGTCATCTTAACGTTTATTCTGGGAGTGGCAAATTGGGGGGAGGTCGAAGAAGATGTCAACTGGGGGATTTTTATTATGTACGGCAGTGCGATCGCCCTATCTGCGGCACTCAATGATACCGGCGCTGCTTCTGCACTCACCCAACTCCTCTTGGGATTTGGGATTGAGTCCCCCCTCCTGATCTTTGCCGCCGTCACCATCATCGCTTTGGCAATGACTGAATTTATGAGCAATTCCGCTGCCGTAGCAGTGATTCTACCCGTGGCCCTAGCCTTGGCTGAAAAATACGGCATCGAACCCCGTGCTATGACCCTGGGGGTCGTGATTCCCGCAGGTTTGGGGTTTATGCTGCCCGTGAGTACCCCAGCCTTGGCGATCGCCGTGAGTAGCGGCTATGTTCGCCCTCTGGCGGTCCTGCGCTGGGGAGTCTGGCTGGATATTATTTCAATTGTGGTGTTTCTGGGTCTGAGTCAATTCTATTGGCCCTTAGTCGGATTGAGGGGTTGA
- the cysC gene encoding adenylyl-sulfate kinase, producing the protein MQQRGVTVWFTGLSGAGKTTISQGVEKELRSLGYQLEVLDGDIVRQNLTKGLGFSKEDRDENIRRIGFVSHLLTRNGVIVLVSAIAPYREIREEVRHRIGDFVQVYVNAPLEVCEERDVKGLYKKARAGEIKNFTGIDDPYEAPLNPDIECSTKDESEAESIAKVLQYLKDKGYITQV; encoded by the coding sequence ATGCAACAGCGTGGTGTCACGGTCTGGTTTACAGGTTTAAGCGGTGCAGGCAAGACCACCATTAGTCAGGGAGTGGAGAAAGAATTGCGATCGCTCGGATATCAACTCGAAGTCCTCGATGGAGATATCGTTCGGCAAAACCTGACGAAGGGGCTGGGTTTTAGTAAAGAAGACCGCGACGAAAACATTCGCCGCATCGGTTTTGTCTCTCATTTATTAACCCGCAATGGAGTGATCGTTTTGGTATCCGCGATCGCCCCCTACCGTGAAATCCGCGAAGAAGTCCGCCATCGGATTGGTGACTTCGTTCAGGTTTACGTCAATGCGCCTCTAGAAGTCTGCGAAGAACGTGATGTCAAGGGGCTTTACAAAAAAGCTCGTGCTGGGGAAATTAAAAACTTTACGGGCATTGATGACCCTTATGAGGCTCCCCTCAACCCGGATATTGAATGCTCCACCAAAGACGAAAGCGAGGCAGAAAGTATCGCTAAGGTGCTGCAATATCTCAAAGATAAGGGTTATATCACCCAAGTTTAA
- a CDS encoding chemotaxis protein CheW yields the protein MLMLLFYVGPDRYALGCSQVVEVIPLVELRKLYHAPEYMAGLFNYRGSIVPVLDLCHLIQGNCSRHCLSTRIILVNYQQTNQNSRLIGLMAERVTDTVDILESEFKDEGIHLENAAYLGKILMDEKGTIQELCLESLLSEQAQAFLLPIGETE from the coding sequence ATGTTAATGTTGCTGTTTTATGTCGGGCCTGATCGTTACGCCCTAGGCTGTTCCCAGGTCGTAGAAGTCATTCCCCTGGTCGAGTTGAGAAAACTATACCACGCCCCGGAATATATGGCGGGATTATTTAATTACCGAGGGAGCATTGTTCCGGTACTCGATCTATGTCATCTGATTCAAGGGAATTGCTCTCGCCATTGCCTAAGCACTCGGATTATTCTAGTTAATTATCAGCAAACGAACCAGAATTCGCGACTGATTGGGTTAATGGCAGAACGAGTGACCGATACGGTGGATATTTTAGAATCTGAATTTAAGGACGAGGGGATTCACTTAGAGAATGCCGCCTATTTGGGCAAAATTCTCATGGACGAGAAAGGGACAATCCAGGAGTTGTGCCTTGAGTCTTTACTTTCGGAGCAAGCGCAAGCATTTTTATTGCCAATTGGGGAGACTGAATAG
- a CDS encoding CheR family methyltransferase has translation MVWNAIEQKLRKTIGLDPKTLGSQAIAKAVRYRMEVCGVENVATYLDIWLCSPQELQALIEETVVPETWFFREPESFEFLRRYVLFDWLPTHPEAILRLLSVPCSTGEEPYSLAMTLLDAGLPPSSFVIDAVDISQKAQIKAEQGLYREHSFRGNQLGFRHRYFQKTPHGYQLSAAVKETVNFIHGNLLEPLFLYGKPLYDIIFFRHLLIYLESDARDRALQVLNRLLSPTGVLLVGSAEAGPLIEKRFISLRHSMTFAYRKRQKSDGTARFFVPPNDPEHSTLSGLQRSPPRTPSRFKPPSQPDPSPAQAPEARSEHPHQSWAIAPTAPSPPKRIPQSPLIQARHLADLGRLNEAAQLCETYISQHRTDANAYVLLGEILQGAGHYERAGQCWEKAIYLEPHHYEALMHLLLLKESHGDLTNACALRQRIQRLLKSQGE, from the coding sequence ATGGTTTGGAACGCAATTGAGCAAAAACTCAGAAAGACGATCGGATTAGACCCCAAAACCCTCGGTTCCCAGGCGATCGCCAAAGCAGTGCGATATCGGATGGAGGTTTGTGGGGTTGAAAATGTGGCGACCTATCTCGATATATGGCTCTGTTCCCCTCAAGAATTACAGGCCCTCATTGAGGAGACTGTTGTGCCAGAAACCTGGTTTTTTCGGGAGCCTGAATCTTTTGAATTTCTGCGGCGTTACGTCCTTTTCGATTGGTTACCCACCCACCCCGAAGCGATTCTGCGCCTGTTAAGTGTTCCCTGTTCCACGGGAGAAGAACCTTATTCCCTGGCGATGACGCTCCTAGATGCGGGTTTACCCCCGAGCAGTTTTGTGATTGATGCCGTTGATATCAGTCAAAAAGCCCAAATAAAAGCCGAACAGGGTCTCTATCGAGAACACTCATTTCGGGGTAACCAGTTAGGCTTTCGCCACCGCTATTTTCAGAAAACCCCTCACGGATATCAACTTTCAGCGGCAGTTAAGGAGACCGTAAATTTTATCCACGGTAATCTTTTAGAACCCCTTTTTTTATATGGAAAACCGCTGTATGATATTATATTTTTCCGGCATTTATTAATTTATCTGGAATCGGATGCGCGCGATCGCGCCCTGCAAGTGTTAAATCGCTTATTATCTCCGACGGGAGTGCTATTGGTCGGGTCTGCTGAAGCCGGACCCCTAATTGAGAAGCGATTCATCTCCCTGCGTCATTCCATGACTTTTGCCTACCGCAAGCGACAAAAAAGCGATGGCACAGCTCGCTTTTTTGTCCCCCCGAATGACCCTGAACACTCGACATTAAGTGGGCTCCAGCGTAGCCCCCCTCGCACCCCCTCTCGATTCAAACCCCCATCCCAACCGGACCCTTCTCCGGCACAGGCTCCAGAAGCCAGAAGCGAACATCCTCACCAGTCCTGGGCGATCGCCCCGACTGCACCCTCCCCCCCGAAGCGAATCCCTCAGTCCCCCCTGATTCAAGCTAGACATCTAGCCGATCTCGGACGATTGAATGAAGCGGCACAGCTATGCGAAACTTACATCAGTCAGCATCGCACCGATGCCAATGCTTATGTCTTGTTAGGTGAAATACTCCAAGGCGCGGGGCATTATGAACGTGCTGGACAATGTTGGGAGAAAGCCATTTACCTCGAACCTCACCACTATGAAGCCTTGATGCATCTACTCTTGCTCAAAGAATCTCATGGGGATCTCACCAACGCCTGTGCCCTTCGGCAGCGGATCCAAAGACTCCTAAAATCTCAGGGGGAATAA
- a CDS encoding methyl-accepting chemotaxis protein codes for MFRNLSLQARMLAAFIFMGLIVLSVALVGWGGNYRLSNRLSSITSNAMPSTSALWKIKEGQTQIQSAERLLLNPRSSNERRIVAKERINRAWQQINQAFAQYNNIVGKDLEETRLYNQFMEAWNQWKQIHEQFLQLNQEFEAANILQPWETQVQLWEAGQSNSPQMASARAAAALLERMNDQRTRRNIPAYQGAEETLQEVVEYNQNEASQVVRDAEQDVAESSFWVVLGMLLGPLTALIFGFYFSTTIAKPLGAKIVGVVRVAEKISSGDLTTAVTVTETQDEIGRLTAAFAQMTQKLNSLIRQVQHSGIQITSSTTEIAASGKQLEATVTEQVASTNEVVATAKEIAATSGELVKTMDQVGELAGQTAIAAGTGQQEIVRMESTMRQLANATASISAKLGVISEKANNINSVVTTITKVADQTNLLSLNAAIEAEKAGEYGTGFAVVAREIRRLADQTAIATLDIETMVKDMQSAVSTGVMEMDKFTTEVSRGVEDVRTISGQIGKIIERVQSLTPRFDAVTKGMEDQSEGAQQISDAMVQLSEASRQTAQSLRDTNRAIEQLNEAAQGLQREISFFKVQM; via the coding sequence ATGTTTCGGAATCTTTCCTTGCAAGCTCGAATGCTTGCGGCTTTTATATTTATGGGCTTAATTGTATTAAGCGTGGCTTTAGTCGGGTGGGGGGGAAATTATCGGTTAAGTAATCGCCTTAGCAGCATTACCAGTAACGCCATGCCCAGCACAAGCGCCTTATGGAAAATCAAAGAAGGTCAGACCCAAATTCAGTCCGCAGAACGATTACTCCTCAATCCCCGCAGTTCCAATGAACGCCGAATTGTTGCCAAAGAAAGAATCAATCGAGCATGGCAACAAATTAATCAAGCATTTGCCCAATACAACAATATTGTCGGTAAAGACCTAGAAGAAACCCGCCTCTATAATCAGTTTATGGAAGCGTGGAATCAGTGGAAGCAAATCCATGAACAATTCCTCCAACTGAATCAAGAATTTGAAGCCGCTAACATTTTGCAACCCTGGGAAACTCAGGTTCAGTTATGGGAGGCGGGTCAAAGCAATAGCCCCCAAATGGCCAGTGCTAGAGCCGCCGCTGCACTCCTAGAACGGATGAATGACCAACGAACTCGCCGGAATATTCCCGCCTATCAAGGCGCAGAAGAAACCCTGCAAGAGGTTGTAGAATACAATCAAAATGAGGCTTCTCAAGTGGTCAGAGATGCCGAACAAGATGTGGCGGAAAGTAGTTTTTGGGTGGTTTTGGGAATGCTCCTCGGTCCCTTGACTGCCCTCATTTTTGGCTTTTATTTTAGTACCACGATCGCCAAACCCCTCGGAGCAAAAATTGTCGGGGTGGTTCGAGTCGCAGAAAAAATTTCCTCGGGGGATTTAACCACGGCGGTGACGGTGACGGAAACCCAGGATGAAATTGGCCGCTTAACTGCTGCTTTTGCTCAGATGACCCAAAAGTTAAATTCTTTAATTCGTCAGGTCCAACATTCGGGAATTCAAATCACCAGTTCCACCACAGAAATTGCCGCATCTGGTAAACAATTAGAAGCGACGGTGACCGAACAAGTGGCTTCCACCAATGAAGTAGTTGCCACGGCAAAAGAAATTGCCGCTACTTCGGGCGAATTAGTGAAAACAATGGATCAAGTCGGGGAACTTGCTGGACAAACGGCGATCGCAGCCGGAACCGGCCAACAAGAAATTGTTCGCATGGAAAGCACCATGCGCCAATTAGCTAATGCGACTGCTTCGATTTCGGCCAAATTGGGCGTGATTAGTGAAAAAGCAAATAATATTAATAGCGTAGTGACCACCATTACTAAAGTGGCGGATCAGACTAATCTACTCTCTCTGAATGCGGCGATTGAAGCGGAAAAAGCGGGGGAATATGGCACAGGGTTTGCTGTGGTTGCCCGCGAAATTCGGCGACTGGCGGACCAAACGGCGATCGCAACGTTGGATATTGAAACTATGGTCAAAGATATGCAATCTGCCGTTTCCACTGGGGTGATGGAAATGGATAAATTCACCACAGAGGTCAGCCGTGGGGTCGAGGATGTTCGCACCATCAGCGGCCAAATTGGTAAGATTATTGAGCGGGTTCAAAGTCTAACTCCCCGATTTGATGCAGTCACCAAAGGCATGGAGGATCAATCCGAAGGGGCTCAACAAATTAGTGATGCAATGGTTCAACTCAGTGAAGCCTCCCGACAAACGGCTCAATCTCTGAGGGATACCAATCGGGCGATCGAGCAATTAAATGAAGCCGCTCAAGGATTGCAACGAGAAATCTCGTTTTTTAAGGTGCAAATGTAA